The Elaeis guineensis isolate ETL-2024a chromosome 11, EG11, whole genome shotgun sequence genomic interval AAAAGCTGAAGCAGAAGCCGCAACACTGAAAATTCAACTTGAGTCTGTAACACTGTTAAAGCTTACAGCTGAAGAACGGGCatcacatcttgatggtgctctaaAGGAGTGCATGAAACAGATACGGAATGTGAAGGAAGAAAGCGAGCAAAAATTACACGATGTAGTTTTTGCAAAGACTAGGCAATGGGAAAAGGTCAAGGCTGAACTGGAAGCAAAAATAGTTGATTTTGATCAGGAGCTCTTAAGGGCTTCTGCTGAAAATATGGCACTTTCGAGATCTCTTCAAGAACGTTCTGCTATGCTGATGaagattagtgatgaaaaatctcAAGCTGATGCTGACATTGAAGTATTGAAGAACAATATACAATCATTTGAAAGAGAAACAAGTTCTTTAAAATATGAACTTCATGTTGTCTCCAAGGAGCTGGAAATTCGCAATGAAGAGAGGAACATGAGCATGAGATCTGCTGATGTGGCAAACAAGCAGCATTTAGAAGATGtcaagaaaatatcaaaattagaaGCAGAATGCCAAAGGTTACGCGGTCTTGTTCGAAAGAGGTTGCCTGGTCCTGCTGCATTAGCTCAAATGAAGTTAGAAGTTGAGAATTTAGGTCGAGACTGTGGGGAAAACAAATTACGGCGCTCTCCTTCCAAAAACTCCAGCCCACATCATATATCAACTCCGGTTCCAGACTTTTCCCTTGAACAAATCCAGCAGTTCAAGAAAGAGAATGAATTTCTTACAGCACGTTTGTTAGCAATGGAGGAAGAGACAAAGATGCTAAAAGAGGCCTTGTCAAAACGAAATAGTGAGCTACAGGCTTCAAGAAACATGTGTGCTAATACAGCAAGCAAGCTTCGAAGCTTGGAAGTGCAGATGTTTGCTCCAAACCAACAAAAGAGCCCCTCAAAATCAAATAGTTATACCCAGTTCAGTGGTACCTTAAGCCAACATGAAAGCAACCCACCGAGCCTGACCTCCATGTCTGAAGATGGTGTTGATGAGGAAGGAAGCTGTTCTGAGTCTTGGGCTACAGCATTAGTATCAGAGCTCTCACAGTTCAAGAAAAAAGATGTTGACAAGAGTAACAAGGCAGaaaattcaaatcatttgaaaCTTATGGATGACTTTTTAGAGATGGAGAGATTAGCATGTTTATCAGCAGAGACTAATGGCACTGCCACTATTTCAGATGATGTGACTGATAAGATGAAAATTGAAAATGCTGAAGCTACTTCAGTGGCTGACGTTCAAAAGAATGGGGGTGGTGAAGAGCAACAACTGGCCTTGGTGCCACCAACAAATCTGGCATATCCTAGCAAGGAGCAACTAGGTGGGGAGCATGTAACAAGAAAGTTTGATTCTCCACTGTCAAAACTGCAGTCACGAATAGCTTCTATGTTTGAATCTGGAGCCCTGGACATTGATATGGAAAAGCTTTTGGAAGGTATTAGACACATCGTTCAGGAAGTACAGGAAGAGTTGCCTCAGCACTCTGGTTGTCTTATTGAAGAAACTCACTCCACAGATGCTACTTGTGATCAAAATCGCTGCCATGAAGACATGGGTGAAACTACATACAGTGGGATTTCTTCAAAGCAAGATCATAATTCATGTAGTGATGGCAACCATGTCATAGGTCCCGTATTGAAGAATGCAATTTCTCATATTCATGATTTTGTCATTACTCTTGGTAAAGATGCTATGGAAATTCAAGGCAAGACTTCTGAAGAACATGGACTAAGTGAGAGAATGGAGCAGTTCTCTGCATCTGTTAACAAAGTTCTACGTAATGAAATAAGTATAACCGATTTTATTCTTGGATTGTCNNNNNNNNNNNNNNNNNNNNNNNNNNNNNNNN includes:
- the LOC140852372 gene encoding filament-like plant protein 6 yields the protein MERRSWPWKKKSSEKTTTTTDSTSTSSPHPVGNQEDQERTRSVNYVQVSVEKYAHLSELEEQVTILNEKLSSAQSEMTTKENLVKQHAKVAEEAVSGWEKAEAEAATLKIQLESVTLLKLTAEERASHLDGALKECMKQIRNVKEESEQKLHDVVFAKTRQWEKVKAELEAKIVDFDQELLRASAENMALSRSLQERSAMLMKISDEKSQADADIEVLKNNIQSFERETSSLKYELHVVSKELEIRNEERNMSMRSADVANKQHLEDVKKISKLEAECQRLRGLVRKRLPGPAALAQMKLEVENLGRDCGENKLRRSPSKNSSPHHISTPVPDFSLEQIQQFKKENEFLTARLLAMEEETKMLKEALSKRNSELQASRNMCANTASKLRSLEVQMFAPNQQKSPSKSNSYTQFSGTLSQHESNPPSLTSMSEDGVDEEGSCSESWATALVSELSQFKKKDVDKSNKAENSNHLKLMDDFLEMERLACLSAETNGTATISDDVTDKMKIENAEATSVADVQKNGGGEEQQLALVPPTNLAYPSKEQLGGEHVTRKFDSPLSKLQSRIASMFESGALDIDMEKLLEGIRHIVQEVQEELPQHSGCLIEETHSTDATCDQNRCHEDMGETTYSGISSKQDHNSCSDGNHVIGPVLKNAISHIHDFVITLGKDAMEIQGKTSEEHGLSERMEQFSASVNKVLRNEISITDFILGLTMLAGTRAGGEVTRSGRMATFCIRGLGMQLISAARAGTRQCIYSWQRGGEEKDRMELIDVLKIESPGECMVPVIAWARSKNLSGTEKYGNFGTKIFYSLSGSSLVTVLLAFCNCFIGTRETILDHAQVEQPNHTVDITPHESLYSQFSVIYHACALRFVLIYLDVVQAIISLGTPRTPGLAYKFSYNDGTDGGPACSLDQIQWTMSNSTVNNMLQYT